One genomic region from Vibrio cyclitrophicus encodes:
- the iscX gene encoding Fe-S cluster assembly protein IscX gives MSLKWIDSRDIAIELCDLYPDTDPKTVRFTDLHQWVLDLEEFDDAPNNSNEKILEAIILCWMDEMD, from the coding sequence ATGAGCTTGAAGTGGATTGATTCGCGAGATATCGCAATTGAACTATGTGATTTGTACCCAGATACTGACCCTAAAACGGTTCGTTTTACCGATTTGCATCAGTGGGTGTTAGACCTTGAAGAGTTCGACGACGCGCCGAACAACTCTAATGAGAAAATCTTAGAGGCTATTATTTTGTGCTGGATGGATGAGATGGATTAA
- the fdx gene encoding ISC system 2Fe-2S type ferredoxin has translation MPKIIVLPHEDLCPEGAVLEAKTGETVLDVALKAGIGIEHACEKSCACTTCHVVIREGFDSLEESDDLEDDMLDKAWGLEMESRLGCQAKVADTDLVVEIPKYTLNLASEDH, from the coding sequence ATGCCAAAGATTATTGTTTTACCTCACGAAGATCTATGTCCAGAAGGCGCTGTTTTAGAAGCAAAAACTGGTGAGACGGTTCTTGATGTTGCATTGAAGGCCGGTATTGGTATTGAACACGCATGTGAGAAGTCGTGTGCATGTACTACATGTCACGTTGTGATTCGTGAAGGCTTTGATTCTTTAGAAGAGAGCGATGACCTAGAAGACGACATGCTAGATAAAGCATGGGGCTTAGAGATGGAATCCCGCCTAGGTTGCCAAGCTAAAGTTGCTGATACGGATCTTGTTGTAGAGATTCCAAAGTACACGCTGAACCTAGCTTCTGAAGATCACTAA
- the hscA gene encoding Fe-S protein assembly chaperone HscA translates to MALLQIAEPGQSAAPHQHKLAVGIDLGTTNSLVASVRSGEASTLVDQQGRSILPSVVHYQSESYTTGDEARVNAQTDPKNTIISVKRLIGRSLSDIQQRYPSLPYQFEESDNGLPVINTAQGNKNPIQVSADILRALGQRAESTLGGELAGAVITVPAYFDDAQRAGTKDAAQLAGLHVLRLLNEPTAAAIAYGLDSGKEGVIAVYDLGGGTFDISILRLSKGVFEVLATGGDSALGGDDFDHLIADHFQEQMGLLELTAEQNRILLDAATEAKIGLSEAESVNVEALGWSGSLTREEFEELIKPLVKKTLLSCRRALKDAEVDADEVLEVVMVGGSTRTLLVREMVGGFFGRTPLTSINPDEVVAIGASIQADILVGNKPDSEMLLLDVIPLSLGIETMGGLVEKIIPRNTTIPVARAQEFTTFKDGQTAMTVHTVQGEREMVDDCRSLARFALKGIPPMTAGAAHIRVTYQVDADGLLSVTAMEKSTGVQAEIQVKPSYGLSDNEVASMLKDSMTFAKEDMQARALAEQRVEADRVIEGLIAAMQADGDELLDEQGKQQLVQAIEALIEVRNGDNADAIELEIKNIDKASQDFASRRMDKSIRAALSGQSVDNI, encoded by the coding sequence ATGGCACTACTTCAGATTGCAGAACCAGGGCAAAGCGCCGCTCCTCACCAGCACAAGCTTGCAGTGGGTATTGATTTAGGTACAACAAACTCATTGGTTGCGTCAGTGCGCAGTGGTGAGGCGAGCACGCTTGTTGATCAACAAGGTCGCAGTATTCTCCCTTCCGTTGTTCACTATCAGTCAGAGTCGTACACCACTGGTGATGAAGCGCGTGTAAATGCACAAACTGATCCTAAAAATACCATTATCTCAGTTAAGCGATTAATCGGTCGTTCACTGTCAGATATTCAACAGCGATACCCATCTCTGCCATATCAGTTTGAAGAAAGTGATAATGGCCTGCCTGTGATTAACACAGCGCAAGGAAATAAGAACCCAATTCAAGTATCTGCAGATATTCTTCGTGCACTCGGTCAACGTGCTGAGTCGACGTTAGGTGGTGAATTGGCTGGTGCCGTGATTACCGTCCCTGCGTACTTTGATGATGCACAACGTGCAGGTACCAAAGACGCAGCGCAACTTGCTGGTCTTCATGTGTTACGTCTTCTTAATGAACCCACTGCAGCTGCGATTGCTTATGGCTTGGATTCAGGTAAAGAAGGGGTAATCGCTGTTTATGACTTAGGCGGTGGTACGTTTGATATCTCTATCCTACGCCTGTCTAAAGGTGTCTTCGAAGTTTTAGCAACCGGTGGTGACTCTGCATTAGGCGGCGATGACTTTGACCATTTAATTGCGGATCATTTCCAAGAGCAAATGGGCTTGTTAGAGCTGACAGCAGAACAGAACCGTATTCTTCTAGACGCAGCAACAGAAGCGAAGATTGGCTTATCTGAAGCTGAAAGCGTTAATGTTGAAGCACTAGGTTGGTCTGGCTCATTAACTCGTGAAGAGTTCGAAGAGCTCATCAAGCCACTAGTTAAGAAAACGCTGCTTTCGTGCCGCCGAGCACTGAAAGATGCGGAAGTTGACGCGGATGAAGTACTAGAAGTCGTGATGGTAGGTGGTTCAACTCGTACCTTACTTGTTCGTGAAATGGTCGGTGGCTTCTTTGGTCGTACTCCATTAACCAGTATTAACCCTGATGAAGTGGTTGCGATTGGCGCATCGATTCAAGCGGATATCTTAGTTGGCAACAAGCCTGACTCTGAGATGCTGCTATTGGATGTTATCCCTCTGTCACTGGGTATCGAAACCATGGGTGGCTTAGTCGAAAAGATCATCCCTCGTAATACCACGATCCCAGTTGCTCGTGCACAAGAGTTTACCACGTTCAAAGACGGTCAAACTGCAATGACAGTACACACCGTGCAAGGCGAGCGTGAGATGGTTGATGACTGTCGTTCACTGGCTCGATTTGCTTTGAAAGGCATCCCGCCGATGACAGCAGGTGCTGCTCATATTCGCGTTACTTACCAAGTGGATGCTGATGGTCTACTGTCGGTTACCGCAATGGAGAAGAGCACTGGCGTTCAAGCTGAAATCCAAGTTAAGCCTTCTTACGGTCTAAGCGATAACGAAGTGGCCAGCATGCTGAAAGATTCGATGACGTTTGCAAAAGAAGACATGCAAGCGCGTGCTCTTGCTGAGCAACGCGTAGAAGCGGATCGAGTTATTGAAGGCTTAATTGCTGCGATGCAAGCCGATGGTGATGAGTTGCTGGATGAGCAAGGCAAGCAACAACTTGTTCAAGCCATTGAAGCACTGATTGAAGTGCGCAATGGCGACAATGCCGATGCCATTGAACTAGAAATTAAAAATATCGACAAAGCGAGCCAAGACTTTGCTTCTCGTCGTATGGATAAATCAATTCGTGCTGCACTGTCAGGTCAGTCAGTCGATAATATTTAA
- the hscB gene encoding co-chaperone HscB — protein sequence MNHFELFGLPLQFQLDGSLLSSQFRDLQRQFHPDKFATASERDRLLAVQKAAQINDAYQVLKNPVSRAEYLLVQHGEDIRGEQQTMQDPMFLMEQMELREELEDIADSSDPEDALFAFEGKVSKMYKQQLSAIQQELDSEAWLEAADRVRKLKFIAKLKNEIELVEDRLIG from the coding sequence ATGAATCATTTCGAATTATTTGGGCTACCACTTCAGTTTCAACTGGATGGTAGCCTTCTTTCTTCTCAGTTTAGAGATCTGCAACGCCAATTCCACCCTGATAAATTTGCCACGGCTTCTGAGCGAGATCGCTTGCTGGCTGTGCAAAAAGCTGCGCAAATCAATGATGCGTACCAGGTGTTGAAAAATCCAGTCAGCCGTGCTGAATACCTGTTAGTTCAACATGGTGAGGATATTCGTGGTGAGCAGCAGACTATGCAAGATCCTATGTTCCTGATGGAGCAAATGGAATTGCGTGAAGAGCTGGAAGATATCGCCGACAGTTCTGATCCTGAAGATGCTTTGTTTGCATTTGAAGGAAAGGTTAGCAAAATGTATAAACAACAATTAAGCGCTATCCAACAAGAACTCGACAGCGAAGCTTGGTTAGAAGCTGCAGACCGAGTAAGAAAGCTTAAGTTTATTGCAAAATTAAAGAATGAAATCGAGTTAGTTGAAGATCGTTTGATCGGCTAG
- the iscA gene encoding iron-sulfur cluster assembly protein IscA, translating into MAITMTDTAASRVQAFLDNRGKGIGLRLAVKTTGCSGMAYVLEFVDELNEEDEVFEHSGVKVIIDPKSLVYLDGTELDYVKEGLNEGFEFNNPNAKGECGCGESFNV; encoded by the coding sequence ATGGCCATCACCATGACAGATACGGCAGCAAGCCGAGTTCAAGCTTTCCTAGATAACCGAGGTAAAGGTATCGGGTTGCGCTTAGCGGTAAAAACTACTGGCTGTTCGGGTATGGCGTATGTACTGGAATTCGTTGACGAGCTCAACGAAGAAGACGAAGTGTTCGAGCATTCAGGTGTTAAGGTCATCATTGATCCAAAGAGCCTAGTTTACCTAGACGGTACTGAGCTTGATTACGTAAAAGAAGGCCTAAACGAAGGTTTTGAATTCAACAACCCTAACGCGAAAGGCGAATGTGGTTGTGGTGAGAGCTTCAATGTATAA
- the iscU gene encoding Fe-S cluster assembly scaffold IscU, which yields MAYSEKVIDHYENPRNVGSFDKEDPSVGSGMVGAPACGDVMKLQIKVSAEGIIEDAKFKTYGCGSAIASSSLVTEWVKGKSIDEAAAIKNSEIAEELELPPVKVHCSILAEDAIKAAVADYKKKH from the coding sequence ATGGCATATAGCGAAAAAGTAATTGATCACTACGAAAACCCACGTAACGTAGGTTCGTTTGATAAAGAAGATCCAAGTGTAGGTAGCGGCATGGTTGGCGCACCAGCTTGTGGTGACGTAATGAAACTGCAAATCAAAGTATCTGCAGAAGGTATTATTGAAGACGCAAAATTCAAGACTTACGGTTGCGGTAGCGCAATCGCTTCTAGCTCACTAGTAACTGAGTGGGTTAAAGGTAAAAGTATTGATGAAGCAGCTGCTATTAAAAACTCTGAAATCGCAGAAGAGCTAGAGTTGCCACCAGTGAAAGTTCACTGTTCAATTCTTGCTGAAGATGCAATCAAAGCAGCGGTTGCGGATTACAAAAAGAAGCACTAA
- a CDS encoding IscS subfamily cysteine desulfurase: MKLPIYFDYSATCPVDPRVAEKMVQCMTMDGNFGNPASRSHRYGWQAEESVDNAREQIADLLNADPREIVFTSGATESDNLAIKGAAHFYEKKGKHVITCKTEHKAVLDPCRQLEREGFEVTYLEPEANGIIDLDKLQAAMREDTVLVSIMHVNNEIGVIQDISAIGELCRSRKIIFHVDAAQSAGKIPLDVKEMKVDLISLSAHKAYGPKGIGALYVRRKPRIRLEAQMHGGGHERGFRSGTLATHQIVGMGEAFAVAKQDMQKDYDHALALRERLLKGVQDLEAVTVNGDLDQRVPHNLNVSFAFVEGESLLMSLKDLAVSSGSACTSASLEPSYVLRALGLNDELAHSSVRFSFGRFTTEEEIDYAIAQIRVAVNKLRDMSPLWDMYKEGIDLNTVEWAHH, translated from the coding sequence ATGAAACTGCCTATTTACTTTGACTATTCAGCTACATGCCCAGTCGATCCACGTGTTGCTGAAAAAATGGTTCAGTGCATGACGATGGACGGTAACTTCGGTAACCCTGCATCTCGTTCACACCGTTACGGCTGGCAGGCAGAAGAATCAGTAGATAATGCTCGTGAGCAAATTGCCGATCTACTAAATGCAGACCCACGTGAGATTGTTTTCACGTCAGGTGCTACAGAGTCAGACAACCTTGCTATCAAAGGTGCAGCGCACTTTTACGAGAAGAAAGGTAAGCACGTAATCACGTGTAAAACAGAACATAAAGCGGTTCTTGATCCATGTCGCCAACTAGAACGTGAAGGTTTTGAGGTGACTTACCTTGAGCCTGAAGCAAACGGCATCATTGATTTAGACAAGCTACAAGCAGCAATGCGTGAAGATACGGTTCTTGTTTCTATCATGCACGTAAACAACGAGATTGGTGTAATCCAAGATATCTCTGCAATCGGCGAATTATGTCGTTCACGCAAGATCATCTTCCACGTTGATGCGGCTCAGTCTGCGGGTAAAATCCCACTAGATGTAAAAGAGATGAAAGTTGACCTTATCTCTCTTTCTGCACACAAAGCATACGGCCCTAAAGGCATTGGTGCTTTGTACGTTCGTCGTAAGCCACGTATTCGTCTTGAAGCACAGATGCACGGTGGAGGTCACGAACGTGGTTTCCGTTCTGGTACGCTTGCTACTCACCAAATCGTGGGTATGGGTGAAGCTTTTGCTGTCGCTAAACAAGACATGCAGAAAGATTATGACCACGCACTAGCACTTCGCGAGCGTCTATTGAAAGGGGTTCAAGATCTAGAAGCAGTAACGGTAAATGGCGACTTAGATCAACGTGTACCACATAACCTAAACGTGAGCTTTGCTTTCGTTGAAGGTGAATCTCTGCTTATGTCTTTAAAAGACTTAGCGGTATCATCAGGTTCTGCATGTACATCAGCGAGTCTTGAGCCTTCATACGTTTTACGCGCTCTTGGCTTAAACGATGAACTGGCACACAGCTCAGTACGTTTTTCATTCGGCCGTTTCACTACGGAAGAAGAAATCGACTACGCGATTGCACAAATCCGTGTAGCAGTAAATAAATTACGCGACATGTCTCCTCTATGGGATATGTATAAAGAAGGGATTGATTTGAACACTGTTGAGTGGGCTCATCACTAA
- the iscR gene encoding Fe-S cluster assembly transcriptional regulator IscR codes for MKLTSKGRYAVTAMLDVALHSQKSPVPLADISERQGISLSYLEQLFSKLRKAGLVASVRGPGGGYRLGAEASDIAVGTVIAAVDESVDATKCHGRADCQGGSRCLTHTLWRDLSSRISSFLNDITLGELMKDNEVLEISDRQDIDLAVNNGFAHKNTSTTTISAAPHGVNARS; via the coding sequence ATGAAACTTACATCTAAAGGAAGATATGCGGTAACAGCTATGCTAGATGTAGCACTGCATTCGCAAAAAAGCCCAGTTCCTCTGGCTGATATTTCAGAGCGACAAGGCATCTCGTTATCTTACTTAGAGCAACTCTTTTCTAAGTTACGTAAAGCTGGCTTAGTTGCTAGTGTTCGCGGCCCTGGTGGTGGTTACCGCTTAGGTGCTGAAGCGAGCGACATTGCTGTCGGAACTGTTATTGCAGCAGTAGACGAATCAGTGGATGCAACCAAGTGTCACGGTCGAGCAGATTGCCAAGGTGGTAGTCGTTGTTTAACTCACACTCTTTGGCGTGATTTAAGCTCCCGAATCAGCAGCTTCTTAAATGACATTACGCTCGGTGAGCTAATGAAAGATAACGAAGTTTTAGAGATTTCTGATCGTCAAGATATCGATCTTGCGGTTAATAATGGTTTTGCACATAAAAATACGAGCACTACAACGATTAGTGCAGCACCTCACGGTGTTAATGCCCGCTCTTAG
- the trmJ gene encoding tRNA (cytosine(32)/uridine(32)-2'-O)-methyltransferase TrmJ encodes MLDNVKVVLVGTSHSGNIGSAARAMKVMGLSQLVLVDPQCEVDEQTLALAAGAGDIAENATIVSTLEEAVKDCGLVVGSSARSRTLEWPMLEPRECGEKFAVEGQKHPVALVFGRERTGLTNDELQKCHYHVCIPANPEYSSLNLAMAVQTLSYEVRVAHLDMVASQYQPQQQDDYPRHEELEMFYEHLEKVIIDTQFISKDKPGQVMNKLRRLFSRARPELQEINTLRGILTSIEKSKSGK; translated from the coding sequence ATGTTAGACAATGTAAAAGTCGTTCTGGTTGGTACGTCTCATTCGGGAAATATCGGCTCAGCAGCTCGCGCAATGAAAGTGATGGGTTTGAGTCAGTTGGTTCTTGTAGACCCTCAATGTGAAGTTGACGAGCAGACCTTAGCACTGGCTGCGGGTGCAGGTGACATCGCAGAAAACGCGACCATTGTTTCTACTCTAGAAGAAGCAGTAAAAGACTGTGGTTTGGTTGTAGGCTCAAGTGCTCGTTCTCGTACGCTTGAGTGGCCAATGCTTGAGCCTCGCGAGTGTGGCGAAAAGTTTGCCGTTGAAGGTCAAAAACATCCAGTCGCATTAGTGTTCGGTCGTGAACGTACTGGCTTAACGAATGACGAGTTGCAGAAATGTCACTATCACGTGTGTATCCCTGCTAACCCAGAATACAGCTCATTAAATCTAGCGATGGCGGTACAGACTCTGAGCTACGAAGTTCGTGTTGCACACCTTGATATGGTGGCTAGCCAATATCAGCCACAACAACAAGATGACTACCCACGTCACGAAGAACTAGAAATGTTCTATGAGCACCTTGAAAAAGTGATCATTGATACCCAATTTATCTCTAAGGATAAGCCGGGTCAGGTGATGAACAAGTTACGTCGTCTATTCAGCCGAGCTCGGCCAGAGCTTCAAGAGATCAACACTTTGCGCGGTATTTTAACTTCGATTGAGAAGAGTAAATCGGGCAAATAA
- the suhB gene encoding inositol-1-monophosphatase, which produces MHPMLNIAIRAARKAGNHIAKSLETTDKIETSLKGNNDYVTNIAQEAEYMIIETIKSSYPEHSIISEESGLTEGKDSDVQWIVDPLDGTNNFVKGFPHFSVSIAVRMNGRTEVACVYDPMLNELFTAQRGAGAQLNNARMRVTQLKDLQGTVLATGFPFKQKQHSESFMKIISALFVDCADFRRTGSPALDLCYLAAGRVDGYLELGLKPWDLAAGDLIAREAGAIMTDFAGGTDYMTSGNVVASSARGVKSILKHVRENSNEGMLK; this is translated from the coding sequence ATGCATCCAATGCTAAACATTGCGATACGCGCTGCGCGTAAAGCTGGCAACCATATTGCTAAATCTCTTGAAACAACTGATAAGATCGAAACATCTCTAAAAGGTAACAACGATTACGTTACTAACATTGCTCAAGAAGCTGAGTACATGATTATTGAGACAATCAAATCATCTTACCCAGAGCACAGCATTATTTCTGAAGAGTCAGGCCTGACTGAAGGTAAAGACTCTGACGTACAATGGATCGTTGACCCACTAGATGGCACCAACAACTTTGTAAAAGGTTTCCCTCACTTCTCTGTATCTATTGCTGTTCGTATGAACGGTCGTACAGAAGTTGCTTGTGTTTATGACCCAATGCTAAACGAGCTATTCACTGCTCAACGTGGCGCTGGCGCTCAACTTAACAACGCTCGTATGCGTGTTACTCAACTTAAAGACCTTCAAGGTACTGTTTTAGCGACTGGTTTCCCATTCAAGCAAAAACAACACTCTGAATCTTTCATGAAAATCATCTCAGCTTTATTCGTAGATTGCGCTGACTTCCGTCGTACTGGTTCTCCAGCTCTTGACCTATGTTACCTAGCGGCTGGTCGTGTTGACGGTTACCTAGAACTTGGTCTTAAGCCATGGGATCTAGCTGCTGGCGATCTAATCGCTCGTGAAGCTGGCGCTATCATGACTGACTTTGCTGGCGGCACTGACTACATGACGTCTGGTAATGTTGTTGCTTCAAGCGCTCGTGGTGTTAAGTCTATTCTTAAGCACGTTCGTGAAAACTCTAACGAAGGTATGCTGAAGTAA
- the secF gene encoding protein translocase subunit SecF has product MFQILKAEKMIDFMRWSKVAFVFSILMIGTAIFTLTTKSLNWGLDFTGGTLIEVGFEQPANLPDIRSALEAEGFGDATVQNFGSAREVMVRLRPRDGVAGETLGNQILTAIKDGTGEQVEMRRIEFVGPNVGDELTEAGGLAILVSLICILIYVSVRFEWRLAAGAVLALAHDVIITLGVFSLMQIEVDLTIVAALLTVVGYSLNDTIVVFDRIRENFRKMRKGEAPEVLNSSITQTLSRTLITSGTTLFVVIALFVQGGAMIHGFATALLLGITVGTYSSIYVASALAMKLGITREHLMPPQVDKEGEEFDEMP; this is encoded by the coding sequence ATGTTTCAGATTCTAAAAGCAGAAAAAATGATCGACTTTATGCGTTGGTCAAAGGTTGCCTTTGTATTCTCTATCTTGATGATTGGTACTGCTATCTTCACCTTAACAACGAAGTCGTTGAACTGGGGTTTAGATTTTACCGGCGGTACGCTGATTGAAGTGGGTTTCGAGCAACCAGCAAACCTACCTGACATTCGAAGTGCACTAGAAGCTGAAGGCTTTGGTGATGCTACGGTTCAGAACTTTGGTTCTGCGCGTGAGGTAATGGTTCGTCTACGTCCACGTGACGGTGTTGCAGGCGAAACGCTTGGTAACCAGATCCTGACTGCAATTAAAGATGGTACTGGTGAGCAAGTTGAAATGCGCCGTATCGAGTTCGTTGGTCCAAACGTGGGTGATGAACTAACAGAAGCTGGTGGCCTTGCTATTCTAGTTTCTCTTATCTGTATCTTGATCTACGTGTCAGTGCGATTTGAATGGCGTTTGGCTGCAGGTGCTGTATTAGCCCTAGCACACGACGTTATCATTACACTAGGTGTGTTCTCTCTAATGCAAATTGAGGTAGACCTTACTATCGTAGCAGCCTTGTTGACGGTGGTCGGTTACTCCCTCAACGATACCATAGTGGTATTTGACCGGATTCGTGAGAACTTCCGTAAGATGCGTAAGGGTGAAGCACCTGAAGTACTGAACAGCTCAATCACACAAACATTGAGCCGTACATTGATCACTTCTGGTACAACGTTATTCGTAGTTATCGCACTGTTTGTTCAGGGCGGCGCTATGATTCACGGCTTCGCAACCGCACTTCTACTGGGTATTACGGTTGGTACATACTCTTCTATCTACGTTGCATCTGCACTGGCTATGAAGTTGGGTATTACGCGTGAACACCTAATGCCACCGCAAGTGGACAAAGAAGGTGAAGAGTTTGACGAGATGCCTTAG
- the secD gene encoding protein translocase subunit SecD: MLNRYPLWKYLMVMFAIAIAALYALPNIYGEDPAVQVTGARGASVDLSTLDAVTDALEAESLSTKSVALENGSILVRFNDTDTQISARDIITEALGDDVIVALNLAASTPDWLESIGAAPMKLGLDLRGGVHFLMEVDMDAAMEKLVGQQEEAFRSELREEKIRYRAIRPSGKDAVEVILRNEEQLAEAKSLLQSKHQDMTFVDSASNGRFSLVANFTEARLQEIRNYAVEQNITILRNRVNELGVAEPLVQRQGASRIVVELPGVQDTARAKEILGATATLEFREVDSSADLAAAASGRAPAGSEIKQDRDGRPVVLQKRVILGGSSITDASSSVDEYGRPQVNISLDSEGGSKMSAFSRQNIGKLMATVFAEYKDSGRKTPEGRVILSKHEEVINQATIQSALGRNFRITGIDSTAEAHNLALLLRAGALIAPISIVEERTIGPSMGQQNIDMGIMAMVWGMAAVMLFTLLYYRTFGLIANVALMANLVLIIGVMSMIPGATMTLPGIAGIVLTVGMAVDANVLIFERIREELRDGRSPQQAIHQGYANAFSTIADANITTLLTAIILFAVGTGAIKGFAVTLSIGILTSMFTAIVGTRCIVNLMYGGKRVKKLSI, encoded by the coding sequence GTGCTAAACCGTTATCCGTTATGGAAGTATTTGATGGTGATGTTTGCCATCGCTATTGCTGCGTTATACGCACTTCCAAATATATACGGTGAAGATCCGGCAGTTCAAGTTACAGGGGCGCGCGGCGCCTCTGTAGATCTGTCTACGCTGGATGCTGTCACCGATGCTCTTGAAGCAGAGAGCCTTTCTACTAAATCCGTTGCTCTAGAGAACGGTTCCATTCTTGTTCGCTTTAACGATACAGATACGCAAATTAGTGCCCGTGATATCATCACAGAAGCACTAGGTGATGATGTTATCGTTGCTTTAAACTTAGCGGCTTCAACTCCTGATTGGCTTGAATCTATTGGTGCTGCACCAATGAAGCTCGGTCTTGACCTACGTGGCGGTGTTCACTTCTTAATGGAAGTGGATATGGATGCTGCAATGGAAAAGCTGGTTGGCCAACAAGAAGAAGCGTTCCGCAGTGAACTTCGTGAAGAAAAGATTCGTTACCGTGCAATTCGCCCATCAGGTAAAGATGCGGTTGAAGTGATTCTGCGTAACGAAGAGCAGCTTGCTGAAGCGAAATCGCTACTGCAATCTAAACACCAAGACATGACGTTCGTCGATTCTGCATCTAACGGTCGTTTTTCTTTGGTTGCAAACTTCACAGAAGCTCGTCTTCAAGAAATCCGTAACTACGCGGTAGAGCAAAACATCACTATCCTACGTAACCGTGTTAATGAACTTGGTGTAGCTGAGCCTTTGGTTCAACGTCAAGGTGCTAGCCGTATCGTAGTGGAATTGCCTGGTGTTCAAGACACGGCGCGCGCTAAAGAAATTCTTGGTGCGACGGCAACACTTGAATTCCGTGAAGTGGATAGCAGTGCTGATTTAGCCGCTGCCGCTTCTGGTCGTGCCCCTGCGGGTAGCGAAATCAAGCAAGATCGTGATGGTCGTCCAGTTGTACTTCAGAAGCGCGTTATCTTAGGCGGTTCAAGTATTACTGACGCAAGCTCAAGTGTTGATGAATATGGTCGTCCACAAGTTAACATCTCGCTAGACAGCGAAGGTGGTAGCAAGATGTCTGCGTTCTCTCGTCAGAATATCGGTAAGCTAATGGCAACGGTATTTGCAGAGTATAAAGACAGCGGTCGTAAAACGCCTGAAGGCCGAGTGATTCTAAGTAAGCACGAAGAAGTGATTAACCAAGCGACGATTCAATCTGCACTTGGCCGTAACTTCCGTATTACAGGTATCGACTCAACGGCTGAAGCTCATAACTTGGCACTTCTACTACGTGCTGGTGCATTGATTGCGCCTATCTCGATTGTAGAAGAACGTACGATTGGTCCATCTATGGGGCAACAAAACATCGATATGGGTATCATGGCGATGGTTTGGGGTATGGCTGCAGTAATGCTGTTTACACTGCTTTACTACCGAACTTTCGGTCTGATCGCGAACGTCGCTCTGATGGCTAACCTTGTGTTGATTATTGGTGTCATGTCGATGATTCCTGGCGCGACAATGACGCTACCAGGTATTGCCGGTATCGTATTGACGGTTGGTATGGCAGTCGATGCCAACGTTCTTATCTTTGAGCGTATACGTGAAGAACTTCGAGATGGACGCAGTCCACAACAAGCAATTCACCAAGGCTATGCAAACGCATTTAGTACAATCGCCGATGCCAACATCACCACACTACTGACAGCAATCATTCTGTTTGCTGTAGGTACAGGTGCGATTAAAGGCTTCGCGGTAACGTTATCAATCGGTATCTTGACTTCAATGTTTACAGCTATTGTCGGAACACGTTGTATCGTGAACCTGATGTATGGCGGCAAACGCGTTAAGAAACTGTCGATCTAA
- the yajC gene encoding preprotein translocase subunit YajC, with the protein MFISQAHAAAEGAPAGGGFEMLIMLGMFAVIFYFMIYRPQAKRVKEHKNLMSSMGKGDEVLTSGGLIGKITKIAEDSDYVAIELNANNEVVIKKDFVTAVLPKGTLKSL; encoded by the coding sequence ATGTTTATTTCTCAAGCTCACGCAGCAGCAGAAGGTGCACCAGCAGGCGGCGGTTTCGAAATGCTTATCATGCTAGGTATGTTTGCTGTGATCTTCTACTTCATGATCTACCGTCCACAAGCTAAGCGTGTTAAAGAGCACAAGAACCTTATGTCTTCAATGGGCAAAGGCGATGAAGTTCTTACAAGCGGTGGCTTAATCGGTAAGATTACTAAGATTGCTGAAGACAGCGACTACGTTGCTATCGAATTGAACGCAAACAACGAAGTAGTTATCAAGAAAGACTTCGTTACAGCAGTGCTACCAAAAGGTACTCTGAAATCTCTATAA